A genomic segment from Methanolobus zinderi encodes:
- a CDS encoding glutamate-5-semialdehyde dehydrogenase translates to MAQEIEEKVIEAKKASIILASVNTGTKNAALEAMAQALDDNRDQILAANQKDVETAEKLKRKGELSQALVDRLKVSDSKISGMIDGIRDVIELKDPVGETIAALELDQGLELFQVSSPIGLIGVIFESRPDVVPQVMSLCLKSGNATIFKGGSEALNSNRVIFDLLKEAAESVKGMPAGAFQLMETREEVNDILSMDAYIDLLIPRGSNAFVKYMQDNTKIPVLGHADGICHVYVDEDADLTKAYDVCFDSKVQYPAVCNAMETLLVHEKVAEKFLPTMAKRFDEAGVEMRCDEQSYSILEMIDFLKSILRATEEDWSTEYNDLILSIKIVESMEEAIEHINTYGSHHTDAIITENKFKKKDFTDLVDSSSVMINASTRFADGFRYGKGAEVGISTNKIHARGPVGMEGLLIYKYVLVGDGERVADYAGPEARKFTHRKINRKASDVLDTTLE, encoded by the coding sequence ATGGCTCAGGAAATTGAAGAAAAGGTCATTGAGGCTAAAAAAGCATCCATTATTCTTGCAAGTGTCAATACCGGGACAAAGAATGCTGCTCTTGAAGCAATGGCACAGGCACTTGATGATAATCGTGATCAGATTCTGGCAGCAAACCAGAAGGACGTGGAAACTGCAGAGAAGCTCAAAAGAAAAGGCGAGCTTTCCCAGGCACTTGTGGACAGGCTCAAGGTCAGTGACAGCAAGATAAGCGGAATGATAGACGGCATCCGTGATGTCATTGAACTGAAAGACCCGGTTGGTGAGACCATCGCTGCACTTGAACTTGATCAGGGACTGGAGCTCTTCCAGGTAAGTAGTCCGATTGGGCTCATAGGCGTTATATTCGAGTCCCGCCCCGATGTTGTTCCACAGGTGATGTCACTCTGTCTTAAAAGCGGGAATGCCACCATATTCAAGGGTGGCAGCGAGGCACTCAATTCCAACCGCGTGATATTCGATCTGTTAAAAGAAGCTGCGGAATCCGTAAAAGGTATGCCTGCAGGCGCATTCCAGCTCATGGAAACAAGGGAGGAGGTAAATGATATCCTGAGCATGGATGCATATATCGACCTGCTCATCCCCAGAGGATCCAATGCCTTTGTAAAATACATGCAGGATAATACCAAAATACCTGTCCTGGGTCATGCGGATGGTATATGCCATGTATATGTTGATGAAGATGCAGACCTTACAAAAGCATATGATGTCTGTTTTGATTCCAAGGTCCAGTATCCCGCAGTATGTAATGCAATGGAGACCCTGCTTGTCCATGAGAAGGTAGCTGAGAAGTTCCTCCCAACAATGGCGAAAAGGTTTGATGAAGCAGGTGTGGAGATGCGCTGTGACGAGCAGTCCTATTCGATCCTTGAGATGATCGATTTCCTGAAGAGTATTCTCAGGGCAACTGAGGAGGACTGGAGTACGGAGTATAATGACCTGATACTTTCCATTAAGATCGTGGAGTCCATGGAAGAGGCCATCGAGCACATCAATACCTACGGTTCACATCACACAGATGCAATCATCACAGAGAACAAGTTCAAGAAGAAGGATTTCACAGATCTTGTGGACTCATCCAGCGTTATGATCAATGCATCCACAAGATTTGCAGACGGTTTCAGGTATGGAAAGGGTGCTGAGGTCGGCATCAGTACCAATAAAATTCATGCCAGGGGACCTGTTGGCATGGAAGGTCTGCTTATCTATAAGTATGTACTTGTGGGTGATGGTGAGAGGGT